A window of the Aspergillus flavus chromosome 6, complete sequence genome harbors these coding sequences:
- a CDS encoding Alpha/Beta hydrolase protein: MPSKDYVYKTSGSLEIAATVYYRQDEPRSSKKPIAIGFHAGGFTIGSRFLFNSNEIDALLDFGFVVVSADHRLCPHVSLYEGPIEDAKDAFNWARTTLPDLIKKDVNIDIDGDRIVAFGQSSGGTLALHLGSLPNPPRAIAAFYAAAYLSDEIWTQPTPGADMMPPIDKAFAESVYDEAPASMTIVAPQQFIAPGTMPMPNLSVPRDAWMALAFKEGQHLSRCVKDGDFGRVDPATYFSPKFPPTVFLTGTDDTFINPKFSKQAHAQLSGLKVETKLVLAEAGQHGYNFGMEKDDVRFQETVLPGYEFLADHV; encoded by the exons ATGCCCTCAAAAGACTACGTTTACAAGACCTCTGGGTCTCTGGAGATTGCAGCCACTGTGTACTACCGCCAGGACGAACCCCGATCGTCCAAGAAACCAATTG CTATCGGATTCCATGCCGGTGGCTTCACCATCGGCTCGAGATTCCTCTTCAACTCGAATGAGATAGATGCGTTACTTGATTTTGGGTTTGTAGTCGTCTCGGCAGATCACCGCTTATGTCCTCACGTATCACTGTACGAGGGGCCCATCGAAGATGCGAAGGATGCCTTCAACTGGGCAAGGACGACACTACCAGATTTGATTAAAAAGGATGTCAACATTGACATTGATGGTGATCGAATTGTCGCATTCGGCCAGTCTTCAGGTGGCACATTAGCTCTTCATCTG GGAAGCCTTCCAAATCCACCACGCGCAATTGCCGCTTTCTACGCCGCCGCATACCTTTCCGACGAGATCTGGACGCAGCCGACTCCCGGTGCAGACATGATGCCTCCAATCGATAAAGCATTTGCAGAAAGCGTGTACGACGAGGCACCTGCCTCGATGACAATTGTGGCCCCTCAGCAATTCATCGCCCCAGGGACTATGCCGATGCCAAATCTCTCGGTACCCAGAGATGCCTGGATGGCACTGGCGTTCAAGGAAGGACAGCATCTGTCTCGTTGTGTTAAGGACGGAGACTTTGGTCGTGTCGATCCAGCTACATACTTCTCGCCCAAATTTCCGCCGACGGTGTTCTTGACCGGAACTGATGACACGTTCATCAATCCCAAGTTCTCGAAGCAGGCACATGCGCAGTTGTCGGGTTTGAAGGTAGAGACGAAGTTGGTTTTAGCCGAGGCAGGCCAGCATGGATACAATTTCGGGATGGAAAAGGATGATGTGCGGTTCCAGGAAACTGTTCTTCCTGGATATGAGTTCTTGGCAGATCATGTATAG
- a CDS encoding uncharacterized protein (expressed protein), with the protein MVTIGAGGLSISPKLEFRAVVSAYSPAFTFIRHLSRSGYHRVQRNMEVPHADPVTLAQMFKDGAASPSDTLPNGMTLLHVLAFYYPMIPPKECTDWHDLMKYLLQAGCSPTFRVFHDQLRSHDAYVEQLEQATGRAASEFPEETVPLVTRSTAQLHSLIRQRADMKDWILLYANWPEGLLLLLQAGYKAHEYELYAALDFDCESSVRILIETGNVIVGCGELWAATRHPNSKIADLIIQALVDRRKRLQLLAEAHLSVDELSELKIRPDVLIDLQTQQNIDLSGAIEPYPWSVYEALGHNYTIADRVWEAGFRDVDVPCVRGRTLLMTKRCETGLYFKYILEEAAWLLGKGAQPYRLCENTPALHFVGFAVGLNMPSFPEKDWVLHLLMLPIDSKRLLRRLLLDNTSDACCCACSTGGCRGITIFLRGNYLACNWGIRRTYSHYADQTAQIITWLIVTFDRNPKHFNQLAVDILRFLTPNCIGITHTCNHPWHQMAPDDIAEICHEERYLLQDLESLMVDILSAYRQFLGQFPSFLTDYWVRRMKEYHSCHGTPNEEEMNSLRETGVVLDEPTSTANPNPNLTKLFSDGQALVDHLILGDCGVYLKLFYSV; encoded by the exons ATGGTCACTATTGGAGCTGGAGGCCTTTCCATTAGTCCAAAACTCGAGTTTCGCGCAGTTGTGTCAGCATACTCACCAGCATTCACCTTCATCAGACACCTGAGCCGTTCCGGCTATCACAGGGTACAGAGGAATATGGAGGTGCCTCATGCAGACCCTGTAACACTCGCCCAGATGTTCAAAGACGGTGCCGCTTCGCCTTCGGACACTCTACCAAATGGAATGACCCTGTTACAC GTGCTAGCCTTTTACTATCCAATGATCCCACCAAAAGAGTGCACAGATTGGCATGACCTGATGAAATACTTGCTTCAGGCCGGCTGCTCACCTACGT TTCGAGTCTTCCATGATCAGCTTAGATCACACGATGCATATGTTGAGCAGCTTGAACAAGCAACCGGCCGTGCAG CTAGCGAGTTCCCAGAGGAGACTGTTCCTCTAGTGACCAGGTCAACGGCTCAACTTCATAGTTTAATCCGTCAGCGGGCCGACATGAAAGACTGGATTCTTTTGTATGCAAACTGGCCCGAGGGTCTGTTACTATTGCTCCAAGCTGGCTATAAGGCGCACGAGTATGAGCTTTACGCAGCCCTCGACTTCGATTGCGAAAGCAGTGTCCGCATCCTGATAGAAACCGGAAATGTCATTGTGGGATGTGGAGAGCTCTGGGCAGCCACACGGCATCCGAATTCCAAAATTGCAGACCTAATTATCCAAGCCTTGGTTGACCGCAGAAAACGCCTGCAGCTTCTCGCAGAGGCACACTTGTCCGTCGATGAATTGTCGGAGTTGAAAATCCGACCCGATGTCCTCATCGACCTTCAGACCCAACAA AACATCGATTTGAGCGGGGCTATTGAACCCTATCCATGGTCTGTTTATGAAGCTTTGGGCCATAATTACACAATCGCGGATCGAGTGTGGGAAGCGGGTTTTCGAGATGTGGATGTACCGTGTGTCCGCGGCAGGACCCTCCTCATGACCAAGAGATGTGAAACCGGTCTCTACTTCAAGTACATCCTAGAAGAGGCAGCCTGGCTGTTGGGAAAAGGCGCTCAGCCGTATCGGTTGTGTGAAAATACGCCAGCGCTCCACTTTGTCGGGTTTGCCGTAGGTCTAAACATGCCCTCTTTTCCGGAGAAGGACTGGGTTTTACATTTGCTCATGTTGCCTATCGATTCGAAAAGGTTGTTGCGCAGATTGCTACTTGACAACACCAGTGATGCATGCTGCTGCGCCTGTTCTACGGGTGGATGCCGTGGGATCACTATCTTTCTACGTGGTAACTATCTTGCCTGTAATTGGGGTATAAGAAGGACATATTCGCACTATGCCGACCAAACAGCCCAAATCATAACCTGGCTCATCGTCACATTCGACAGGAACCCCAAGCACTTCAACCAACTTGCCGTGGATATCCTTCGCTTCCTGACTCCCAACTGTATAGGCATCACCCACACCTGTAACCACCCGTGGCATCAGATGGCACCAGACGACATAGCTGAAATTTGTCACGAGGAGAGGTACTTGTTGCAGGATCTCGAAAGCCTTATGGTCGACATCCTTTCCGCCTACAGACAATTTCTCGGACAGTTCCCAAGCTTCCTCACGGACTACTGGGTGAGGCGCATGAAGGAGTATCATTCCTGTCATGGCACCCCaaatgaggaggagatgaacTCACTTCGGGAAACTGGTGTTGTCCTAGACGAACCAACGTCTACGGCAAATCCCAATCCGAACTTGACGAAACTCTTTTCAGACGGCCAGGCCCTCGTGGACCATTTAATCCTGGGCGATTGCGGCGTATATTTAAAGTTATTTTACTCTGTTTAG
- a CDS encoding putative thioredoxin reductase, with protein MMFTCNWTALLCALLSILSVCVADIPQTNYDVIIIGGGPSGLSAASALSRVLRKSVLFDSGEYRNNPTRHMHDVIGNDHVVPAEFRKTAREQISFYNMTTFIDQKVTKLEKTGDNAFQATVGDQQYTARKVILGSGVKDDLPDVPGLQEGFGKGIFWCPWCDGFEHRNQSMGVLGDISEAYGAVRELHPTLNKDIRIYANGTNTTEQIAILDKNHPNWRKVFQAYNVTVNNKPILNITRIQDGGVVNDPAIRLEFDKFQIYFADNSSEVRGAFITNYGTSQRSDLPAQLGVEMLGSKINTLRKGLRTSVPGVWGVGDANSDNSTNVPHGMSSGKSAAVYCHVELAQEELDRDAGLEKRETEFDAESFHETTERQMGSEIQDLYKRLSRR; from the exons ATGATGTTCACCTGCAACTGGACTGCGCTTTTGTGCGCTCTACTCTCCATTCTTTCAGTCTGTGTAGCAGATATACCTCAGACAAACTATGACGTGATCATCATTGGTGGTGGCCCTTCTGGCCTCAGCGCAGCGAGTGCCCTGTCGCGTGTCCTGCGGAAATCAGTCCTCTTCGACTCTGGCGAGTACCGCAACAACCCTACTCGGCACATGCACGATGTTATTGGAAACGACC ACGTCGTACCCGCCGAGTTTCGGAAGACCGCCCGCGAGCAAATTTCGTTTTACAACATGACAACGTTCATAGATCAAAAGGTGACTAAGCTCGAGAAGACCGGGGACAACGCTTTTCAAGCGACTGTTGGGGACCAGCAATATACAGCTCGCAAGGTCATCCTCGGTAGCGGAGTGAAAGACGACCTGCCCGATGTCCCGGGTCTCCAGGAGGGTTTCGGAAAGGGTATCTTCTGGTGTCCGTGGTGCGACGGCTTTGAGCATCGTAATCAGTCTATGGGGGTTCTAGGAGATATTTCCGAGGCATACGGTGCTGTCCGAGAACTGCACCCGACCCTGAACAAGGATATCAGAATTTACGCCAACGGAACCAACACCACAGAGCAGATCGCCATCCTGGATAAGAACCACCCTAATTGGAGAAAGGTGTTCCAGGCCTACAATGTGACAGTCAATAACAAGCCCATCCTTAACATCACCCGTATTCAAGATGGAGGCGTTGTGAACGATCCTGCGATCCGGCTGGAGTTCGACAAGTTCCAAATCTATTTCGCCGACAACAGCTCTGAGGTGCGCGGCGCGTTCATCACGAACTATGGTACGTCGCAGAGGTCCGATCTGCCGGCTCAGCTCGGTGTGGAAATGCTGGGTTCCAAGATCAATACGCTGCGCAAGGGATTGCGGACTAGCGTCCCGGGAGTTTGGGGTGTTGGCGATGCCAACAGCGATAACAGTACTAATGTCCCCCATGGTATGTCTAGTGGGAAATCAGCGGCTGTGTACTGTCATG TTGAATTGGCTCAAGAGGAACTCGACCGCGACGCTggattggagaagagagaaaccGAGTTTGATGCGGAATCTTTCCATGAGACCACCGAAAGACAGATGGGTAGTGAGATCCAAGACCTCTACAAGAGACTCAGCCGTCGTTAA
- a CDS encoding fungal-specific transcription factor domain-containing protein — MPRARKTPPELYCSTCQTIFARKEHYQRHLRTHTKEKPFACTWCGQTFGRVDSLTRHHTTVHQNPGVEGLGGLVTSRRRVIQACTRCSQSKLRCDGDRPCRRCRDQQSVCHYGPSKRAPNFDVGDHVSAKPPKVPSGQVAPDGMNYERLYAAERSDPAQYPAPHGVTLPPSPERYSPHGEAEAMVTMNVTLAPDLSADHLIDFQSWFSVPADNDCWPDLTCYDQDLSVLDIVGPSVTEGSMQKSWDTQKRNASLPQPNIAEVYRRNQVPEIDKDAVEPRHYDPARTEDDAQLIFPDMTVIPREDIEAENLAHVEEVPAEVTSTVFELANDMQLKSNYPQFIELRIPPAPVLNAWVQLYFEHFHPMFPVLHKPTFSTSGSNPFLVLAVAAIGAHFSDIPGAQPCLRAMHELIRRYTSYTCEKLNLRSRELWMTQTILLNQLGLMYSGDRRALELAEIFQAVPVTLARRKRLFTNTLPQERLCRLDLPIAEKWHVSILDEQRRRAGFAIWLIDAAYDYNFDLCTTMKADELQNCFPQQDDRWDASNAQAWATFGEENASIQNITLGQVINDRTWRYAWSKTGTLGKQTILQYLANVVNGKDHVSPASPSFSPEQSHAALEALETLLEETGDQGYGHSWSDLKASAIHRVIILSALTLYHTPTPHIVPLAIKVIYGKMNDDSWTLTIDRWRSSSCQGRMGVLYASNLFETVRSARCIHFMTPVLLLNAVLVMWLYSIIHDRLRHGRGYQLEIPSVVLDLKSLNTPATKQWIANGSSCIKLPGISNLLSRQGRCKMLEESVVVMRSLRAWGISSMYAQLLERLRLVEDMQPAELATI; from the exons atgCCCCGTGCTCGCAAAACTCCGCCCGAGCTGTACTGCTCAACATGTCAAACTATATTCGCTAGAAAAGAGCATTATCAACGACATCTACGAACACACACTAAAGAGAAGCCATTCGCTTGCACCTGGTGTGGCCAGACCTTTGGTCGAGT AGATTCACTCACGCGGCATCACACGACGGTCCACCAAAATCCAGGGGTTGAAGGCCTTGGCGGCCTAGTTACTAGTAGGCGCAGGGTCATACAGGCATGTACTCGATGCAGTCAATCGAAGTTGCGGTGTGATGGAGATCGGCCGTGTAGACGTTGTCGTGACCAACAAAGTGTCTGCCATTATGGACCTTCTAAGCGGGCTCCAAACTTTGATGTCGGTGACCATGTCTCGGCAAAACCCCCCAAAGTCCCAAGTGGACAAGTTGCACCGGATGGGATGAACTATGAAAGACTTTATGCAGCAGAGCGTTCGGATCCTGCGCAATATCCGGCGCCCCATGGCGTTACTCTCCCACCGAGTCCCGAACGCTATAGTCCTCATGGTGAAGCCGAGGCAATGGTAACGATGAATGTCACATTAGCTCCAGATTTGTCCGCAGACCACCTCATTGACTTTCAAAGTTGGTTCAGTGTCCCTGCTGATAATGACTGTTGGCCGGATCTCACGTGCTACGACCAGGACTTATCCGTGTTAGATATTGTTGGGCCATCGGTCACGGAAGGGTCGATGCAGAAGTCTTGGGATACCCAGAAGCGCAATGCCTCTCTACCACAGCCGAACATTGCAGAGGTGTACAGACGTAATCAGGTCCCAGAAATTGATAAAGATGCCGTCGAACCAAGACATTACGACCCAGCCCGCACGGAAGATGACGCCCAGCTGATCTTCCCGGATATGACTGTTATTCCTCGTGAGGATATCGAGGCAGAGAATCTCGCTCATGTTGAAGAGGTCCCAGCTGAAGTGACAAGCACTGTGTTTGAACTTGCCAATGACATGCAACTCAAGTCCAACTACCCACAATTCATTGAATTAAGAATCCCGCCGGCACCTGTGCTAAATGCTTGGGTTCAGCTATATTTTGAACATTTTCATCCTATGTTCCCTGTCCTACATAAGCCCACCTTCTCTACTTCTGGATCGAACCCTTTTCTAGTCCTCGCGGTTGCCGCTATCGGTGCTCACTTTTCAGACATACCAGGCGCACAACCATGCCTCAGAGCGATGCATGAGCTAATACGCCGCTATACATCCTATACA TGTGAAAAGTTGAATTTGAGGAGTCGTGAACTCTGGATGACACAGACGATACTTCTGAATCAATTAGGTCTGATGTATTCCGGTGACCGGAGAGCTTTGGAACTGGCCGAGATCTTCCAAGCTGTCCCAGTCACTCTAGCTCGGCGAAAGCGCCTCTTTACGAATACGCTCCCACAAGAAAGGCTATGTCGACTAGACCTTCCCATAGCCGAAAAATGGCACGTCTCAATTCTTGACGAACAGCGTCGGCGTGCAGGATTCGCTATCTGG CTCATTGATGCGGCGTATGACTACAACTTTGATCTATGCACTACGATGAAGGCAGATGAACTGCAGAACTGTTTCCCTCAACAAGATGATCGCTGGGATGCTTCCAATGCCCAGGCCTGGGCGACctttggagaagagaatg CCTCAATTCAAAACATAACCCTAGGCCAGGTGATCAACGACAGGACTTGGCGATATGCCTGGTCGAAGACTGGAACGCTGGGAAAGCAGACCATCTTACAATATTTGGCGAACGTTGTCAATGGCAAAGATCACGTGTCACCTGCGTCTCCTAGTTTCTCACCAGAACAAAGCCATGCTGCTCTAGAAGCACTGGAGACACTGCTTGAGGAAACGGGAGATCAAGGCTACGGGCATTCATGGTCTGACCTGAAGGCGTCGGCGATCCATCGTGTCATTATCCTTTCGGCGCTTACACTTTATCACACACCAACACCACACATCGTACCTCTGGCTATAAAAGTGATTTACGGGAAGATGAATGATGACTCTTGGACGCTTACTATCGACCGATGGCGCAGCTCATCGTGCCAAGGGCGCATGGGTGTTTTATATGCCTCAAATCTTTTTGAGACAGTCCGGTCGGCACGTTGTATCCATTTCATGACCCCCGTGCTTCTCCTAAACGCAGTCCTTGTCATGTGGCTGTACTCTATAATTCACGACCGGTTGAGACACGGTCGTGGATACCAACTAGAGATCCCATCAGTTGTACTGGATCTTAAAAGTCTCAATACACCAGCTACCAAGCAGTGGATCGCGAATGGGTCTAGTTGTATCAAGCTCCCGGGGATTAGCAACCTTCTGAGTCGGCAGGGCCGATGCAAGATGCTCGAAGAGTCTGTCGTCGTCATGCGCTCTCTCAGAGCATGGGGTATTAGCAGTATGTATGCACAGCTACTGGAACGGCTACGACTGGTTGAAGACATGCAGCCTGCAGAGCTTGCAACAATATGA
- a CDS encoding dimeric dihydrodiol dehydrogenase, translating to MSKMVNWGILSTGDNATKFAKDLLIDPSTRGAHDVTHNLVAVASSTSLQKAQDFLSAVNAPPSTAAYGSYESLLADPTVEIVYISTPHSHHYQNARAALLTGKHVLLEKVFTINAAQARILVQLAREKKLFLMEAMWTRFFPLTLYVRQLIKDGAIGTVQRVVSDRNLGRDIETLYGTEHRLVNPALAGGALLDLAIYPLTWIFQILHHDSPPASGTSKSAPHVSGSLVKYAPTGVDETATVIVTFPESKTQGVATASLRVASDPTDPGVRIFGDKGQIQIFGPAARPLSIAVVTYGEGGPEVVERKDFEIPVGHGLFWEADACARYLAKGETESDVMPLDETLLIMDVMDRVREENSLRYPAEVEGH from the exons ATGAGCAAGATGGTGAATTGGGGAATTTTAT CAACCGGCGACAACGCTACAA AGTTCGCCAAAGACCTCCTCATCGACCCATCAACAAGGGGTGCCCACGATGTCACCCACAACCTAGTCGCCGTCGCATCATCAACCTCATTGCAAAAGGCTCAAGACTTCCTCTCTGCTGTGAATGCACCACCCAGTACAGCCGCTTACGGATCCTACGAGTCCCTTCTCGCAGACCCTACTGTTGAAATTGTCTACATCTCCACGCCGCATTCGCATCATTACCAAAATGCCCGCGCCGCTCTACTTACGGGAAAGCATGTCTTACTTGAAAAGGTATTTACCATTAATGCAGCACAAGCACGCATTCTCGTTCAGCTCGCTCGGGAGAAGAAACTGTTTCTGATGGAGGCGATGTGGACGCGTTTCTTCCCGCTCACGTTGTATGTTAGACAGCTTATAAAAGATGGGGCGATTGGAACTGTACAGCGAGTGGTTTCGGATCGAAATTTAGGGAGGGATATTGAGACGCTCTACGGAACGGAGCATCGATTGGTGAATCCTGCGCTGGCGGGTGGAGCTTTGCTTGATT TGGCCATATACCCCTTAACATGGATCTTTCAGATCCTACACCATGATAGTCCACCAGCGTCTGGTACTTCCAAGTCAGCACCACACGTTTCTGGCTCCCTGGTCAAATATGCACCGACAGGGGTAGATGAAACCGCTACTGTTATCGTCACCTTTCCAGAAAGTAAAACACAGGGTGTAGCGACCGCCAGTCTTCGGGTCGCTTCAGACCCAACCGACCCCGGGGTCCGTATATTTGGGGATAAGGGCCAGATACAGATTTTTGGACCTGCTGCGCGGCCATTGAGCATTGCGGTTGTTACATATGGGGAAGGGGGTCCAGAGGTagtggagaggaaggattTTGAAATTCCAGTTGGACACGGATTGTTCTGGGAGGCGGATGCCTGTGCTCGATACTTGGCTAAGGGGGAGACCGAGTCAGATGTCATGCCGCTGGATGAGACGCTGCTGATTATGGACGTCATGGATAGGGTACGAGAGGAGAATAGTTTGAGGTATCCTGCGGAAGTCGAGGGGCACTAA